The following are from one region of the Synergistaceae bacterium genome:
- a CDS encoding DUF3084 domain-containing protein codes for MQLQLWTDINWTLIVGIIAGSAFLAFLGDMLGSKYGKQRISILGLRPKYTSRLITAFTGIFISVVVLTVVAFFSQNVRALIFSIKFLQRQSSQLRTELQATREELSKNQDELLSSRVLLDTQTVLLDTTSISLDIARLELERSRNDRDLLLDEKEHLEAAVETLRSESEELKRELEAVRLEAIAVQANALLAQTAVPPGTPEEEVVKILDSLKERVHLEIFQKLSERWGPMTDNVKVKFDAKEESDFIARVSNAGRRFYLRALAAENITMGEAVGVRLEYGRSNLLYDREERIYRKLVDPEEPGFNAEETLHVFLRELRYRAVRAGVLIDPATNSVGALEGEDFFDVVEKMKLRKTPTIINAIALEDIYTEGPVRIKIELE; via the coding sequence TTGCAGTTACAGCTTTGGACCGATATCAATTGGACTCTTATCGTGGGGATCATTGCAGGCAGCGCGTTTCTTGCCTTCCTGGGAGATATGCTCGGTTCAAAATACGGCAAACAGCGAATATCCATTCTGGGGCTGCGGCCTAAATACACAAGCCGTTTGATTACGGCCTTCACCGGTATTTTTATTTCCGTTGTGGTTCTGACGGTCGTGGCTTTTTTCTCTCAAAACGTTCGCGCCCTCATTTTCAGCATAAAATTCCTGCAGCGGCAGTCCTCCCAGCTTCGGACGGAACTGCAGGCCACCCGGGAGGAACTGAGTAAAAATCAGGACGAACTGCTCTCCAGCCGCGTCCTTCTGGACACTCAGACCGTTCTTTTGGATACCACCAGCATCAGCCTGGACATTGCCCGTCTGGAACTGGAGCGTTCCCGCAACGACCGGGATCTGCTTCTGGACGAAAAAGAGCATCTTGAGGCGGCGGTGGAGACCCTGCGGAGCGAATCAGAGGAGCTGAAGCGGGAGCTGGAGGCCGTGCGCCTGGAGGCCATCGCCGTTCAGGCCAACGCCCTTCTGGCCCAGACGGCTGTTCCTCCGGGGACGCCTGAGGAGGAGGTCGTAAAAATACTCGATTCTCTCAAAGAGCGGGTGCACCTCGAAATTTTTCAGAAACTTTCCGAACGCTGGGGACCCATGACGGACAACGTAAAAGTGAAGTTCGACGCAAAGGAGGAGTCCGACTTCATCGCCCGGGTGTCGAACGCGGGGAGGCGATTTTATCTCAGAGCCCTGGCGGCTGAGAACATCACCATGGGAGAGGCCGTGGGGGTGCGCCTGGAGTATGGGCGCAGCAATTTGCTCTACGACAGGGAAGAAAGAATTTACCGCAAACTCGTGGACCCCGAAGAGCCGGGGTTCAACGCGGAAGAAACGCTGCACGTCTTTCTGAGGGAGCTTCGTTACCGCGCGGTGAGGGCCGGCGTTCTCATCGATCCCGCCACAAACAGCGTTGGCGCTCTTGAGGGGGAGGACTTCTTCGATGTGGTGGAAAAAATGAAGCTCAGAAAAACGCCCACGATTATCAACGCCATAGCGCTGGAAGACATCTATACGGAGGGTCCCGTAAGGATTAAAATAGAACTGGAATAA
- a CDS encoding alcohol dehydrogenase yields MLIVACQVCGDSKVLAGAPDEDGLARTCWICPCCGSGQVVQLEVPTDGRSDLRNIVLGMKMEIRAERVTLCEKE; encoded by the coding sequence ATGCTCATCGTGGCGTGTCAGGTGTGCGGCGATTCCAAGGTATTGGCCGGAGCTCCGGATGAGGACGGTCTGGCGCGGACCTGTTGGATTTGTCCCTGCTGCGGGTCGGGGCAGGTGGTTCAGCTTGAGGTTCCCACAGACGGCCGCAGCGACCTGCGGAACATTGTTTTGGGCATGAAGATGGAAATTCGCGCGGAACGCGTGACCCTCTGCGAGAAGGAATGA
- the rnhA gene encoding ribonuclease HI codes for MNISRNISKKTKVTIYTDGGCTPNPGLGGWAAVLISPAHGNFEKEIYGSESDTTNNRMELTAAISALRALKYPCAVELHTDSMYMRNAFDRGWLTKWQRNGWKTSNKQPVLNQDLWEELLRLSRIHDVQWHWTRGHGDDALNNRCDALVQKAKEAHETSKDNKDSKVK; via the coding sequence ATGAATATAAGCAGGAATATAAGCAAAAAAACGAAAGTGACAATCTATACAGACGGCGGCTGTACACCCAATCCGGGGCTGGGAGGATGGGCGGCCGTTTTGATTTCTCCGGCTCACGGCAACTTCGAGAAGGAGATTTATGGTTCGGAGAGCGACACCACCAACAACCGTATGGAGCTGACGGCGGCGATCAGCGCGCTGCGCGCCCTGAAATATCCCTGTGCCGTGGAGCTTCATACCGATTCCATGTATATGAGAAACGCCTTTGACAGGGGCTGGCTGACAAAATGGCAGCGGAACGGATGGAAAACGTCGAACAAACAGCCCGTCCTGAACCAGGACCTGTGGGAGGAGCTGCTGAGACTGTCCCGGATCCACGACGTTCAGTGGCACTGGACCCGAGGCCACGGCGACGACGCCCTCAATAACCGCTGCGATGCCCTGGTGCAGAAAGCAAAGGAGGCTCATGAGACAAGCAAAGATAACAAAGATAGCAAGGTAAAATAA
- a CDS encoding ABC transporter substrate-binding protein, which yields MKKCLSFLSVFVVFSMFAALPALGADTIRFGEIATVTGDFAAYGTAEVESVKIAVEEINAAGGVLGKHLEVIMYDCRTRQEDMVNAARRLVEQDKVAAVIGPSGSGLCIAATPIFARGKVPHIGTLPTNPLVTVDEQGKVRPYNFRICFLDPYQGRMMAYFAVKDLGLKKAAILYDVSSDYSQGQREFFIDGFKEYGGAIVADEGFRGDDVDFRSQLTNIKDSGADVLIYPFMGKSLPLAVKQARELGIKTVILGGDGYGDFMWEVAGDTLADTYWVSHVDRYDPVLKNFFDKYQQKTGTECQEFMNAVMAYDCVYWLKDAIERAGSDDPQKIRDALESTKGLKLLHAVLTMDEFHNPKDKDGVMLRCDAVQKKALFFKKVRPE from the coding sequence ATGAAGAAGTGTCTGTCGTTTTTATCGGTGTTCGTGGTGTTTTCAATGTTTGCGGCGCTGCCCGCTCTGGGAGCCGACACGATCCGCTTCGGTGAGATTGCGACGGTGACGGGGGACTTTGCCGCTTATGGAACGGCGGAGGTGGAGTCGGTCAAGATCGCGGTGGAGGAGATCAACGCCGCGGGAGGCGTTCTGGGGAAACATCTTGAGGTCATTATGTACGACTGCCGGACCCGTCAGGAGGACATGGTCAACGCGGCGCGCCGCCTTGTGGAACAGGACAAAGTCGCCGCCGTCATCGGCCCCAGCGGAAGCGGGCTCTGCATCGCGGCCACGCCCATCTTCGCCAGGGGCAAAGTTCCCCACATCGGAACCCTTCCCACGAATCCTCTGGTTACGGTAGACGAGCAGGGGAAGGTCCGGCCCTACAATTTCCGCATTTGTTTCCTTGATCCCTATCAGGGCCGCATGATGGCTTATTTTGCCGTAAAGGATCTTGGGCTCAAAAAAGCGGCGATTCTCTACGATGTGTCCAGCGATTACTCCCAGGGACAGCGCGAATTTTTCATCGACGGGTTTAAGGAATACGGCGGGGCGATCGTCGCCGACGAGGGATTCCGCGGAGACGACGTGGATTTCCGATCTCAGCTCACCAACATCAAGGACAGCGGCGCGGACGTCCTGATCTACCCCTTCATGGGCAAGTCGCTTCCTCTGGCCGTCAAACAGGCCCGTGAACTGGGCATCAAAACGGTCATTCTGGGAGGAGACGGTTACGGCGATTTCATGTGGGAAGTGGCGGGGGACACCCTTGCGGATACTTACTGGGTCAGTCACGTGGACCGTTACGACCCCGTCCTGAAGAACTTTTTCGACAAATATCAGCAGAAAACCGGAACGGAATGTCAGGAATTTATGAACGCCGTCATGGCCTACGACTGTGTCTACTGGCTGAAGGACGCCATTGAGCGGGCGGGCTCGGACGATCCGCAGAAGATTCGTGATGCCCTTGAATCCACAAAAGGGCTGAAACTGCTGCACGCCGTTCTGACGATGGACGAATTTCACAATCCCAAAGACAAGGATGGCGTCATGCTGCGCTGCGATGCCGTTCAGAAAAAAGCGCTTTTCTTTAAAAAAGTCCGACCGGAATAG
- a CDS encoding branched-chain amino acid ABC transporter permease: MTTLSQQIINGLSLGSVYALIAVGYSLVYSILLFSNFAHGGFLVVGGYACYFLLTQYGFGIWISITGALVASGVVAIITERMAYKPIRDRTSMTLYLMIASMGVSIVIENIFVIVVGGRFRALPQDTFPHDLFNLGGNVTVNSFDILSLIVAVIFLGGLQLFLNRTRWGLAIRAAACNLNTAGLMGVNVPLLISIVFFVAGLLAAVGGIFLSVRYTLYPQLGGTITTKAFVAAVIGGLGSLPGAVVGSLLLGLAEMLTAGFISSQMRDLVVFSMLVIMLLVKPAGFFGKQVSDKI; the protein is encoded by the coding sequence TTGACGACCCTGAGTCAGCAGATCATCAACGGACTGTCGCTGGGTTCGGTTTACGCGCTGATCGCGGTCGGTTATTCACTGGTTTATTCCATACTGCTGTTCTCGAACTTTGCGCACGGCGGCTTTCTGGTGGTGGGAGGGTACGCCTGTTATTTTTTGCTGACGCAATATGGCTTCGGCATCTGGATCTCCATTACCGGGGCGCTGGTGGCCTCGGGGGTCGTCGCCATCATAACGGAACGAATGGCCTACAAACCCATCCGGGACCGCACCTCCATGACCCTCTACCTCATGATCGCATCCATGGGAGTGAGCATCGTCATCGAAAATATCTTTGTCATCGTGGTGGGAGGCCGTTTCCGCGCCCTGCCTCAGGATACTTTTCCTCACGATCTGTTCAATCTGGGAGGTAACGTCACGGTCAACAGCTTCGACATCCTTTCTCTGATCGTGGCCGTGATCTTTCTGGGAGGGCTCCAGCTTTTTCTGAACAGGACGCGGTGGGGGCTGGCGATTCGCGCGGCGGCCTGCAACCTGAACACCGCCGGTCTGATGGGGGTCAATGTGCCGCTTCTGATCAGCATCGTCTTTTTTGTGGCGGGGCTGCTGGCCGCGGTGGGAGGGATCTTCCTCTCCGTGCGCTATACGCTTTACCCGCAGCTTGGGGGAACCATCACCACCAAGGCCTTTGTGGCGGCGGTTATCGGAGGCCTGGGCTCCCTGCCCGGGGCTGTGGTGGGCAGTCTGCTCCTCGGACTGGCCGAAATGCTGACCGCCGGGTTCATCAGCAGCCAGATGCGCGATCTCGTGGTGTTTTCCATGCTGGTGATCATGTTGCTTGTGAAGCCCGCCGGCTTCTTTGGCAAACAGGTCAGCGACAAAATATGA
- a CDS encoding branched-chain amino acid ABC transporter permease: MAGYAEGIIVLLSINCIAAMGVSLLTGFTGIFTLGHAAYMALGAYTAAIMTVRYGVHWLPAIVAGGIIAVLVAWLIGIPTLRLTGDYYAIASIGLGEAIRLILENWQSFTRGARGFPGISSYTGRGVAVVFFTILGIGMFNLIESRLGRELKASRDDKVAASLMGFNIPASRMKALLISAFYCGISGALLGGYMNFIQPSMFDMMKSTELTAVVVFGGLGSMSGTLLSSALITWLMEYFRDISQYRMLIYGALLVMIMVLRPEGLLGNREIWSFIPGFRSNTKRRG; this comes from the coding sequence CTGGCGGGGTACGCGGAGGGGATTATCGTCCTGCTGAGCATCAACTGTATCGCCGCGATGGGAGTTTCCCTGCTGACGGGGTTCACGGGTATTTTCACGCTGGGCCACGCGGCCTATATGGCGCTGGGGGCCTACACCGCGGCGATCATGACCGTGCGGTACGGCGTTCACTGGCTTCCCGCCATCGTCGCCGGAGGAATCATCGCCGTGCTGGTCGCCTGGCTGATCGGTATTCCGACGCTGCGCCTCACGGGGGACTATTACGCCATCGCCTCCATCGGGCTGGGGGAGGCCATCCGTCTCATTCTCGAAAACTGGCAGTCCTTCACCCGCGGCGCCAGGGGTTTTCCGGGCATCTCGTCCTACACGGGGCGCGGCGTGGCGGTGGTGTTTTTCACCATCCTGGGCATAGGGATGTTCAACCTGATCGAAAGCCGCCTGGGGCGGGAACTCAAGGCCTCCAGAGACGACAAGGTGGCGGCGTCCCTCATGGGGTTCAACATTCCCGCCTCCCGTATGAAGGCCCTCCTGATCTCCGCGTTCTACTGCGGCATATCCGGGGCGCTTCTGGGCGGTTACATGAATTTCATCCAGCCCTCCATGTTCGACATGATGAAGTCCACGGAGCTGACGGCCGTGGTCGTGTTCGGCGGACTGGGATCCATGAGCGGGACTTTGCTGAGCTCCGCCCTCATTACCTGGCTGATGGAGTACTTCCGCGACATTTCCCAGTACAGAATGCTGATTTACGGCGCTCTGCTCGTCATGATCATGGTGCTGCGGCCGGAAGGGCTTTTGGGCAACCGCGAAATCTGGTCCTTCATACCCGGTTTCCGGTCCAATACGAAGAGGAGGGGATGA
- a CDS encoding ABC transporter ATP-binding protein → MEKARVLLELDGIDMFFGGVQAVRNMSFTITESELAGIIGPNGAGKTTVFNVISGVYSPTKGSIWFREQDITPLRVYQVNRLGIARTFQNLRLFSRSSVLENVMTATQNRYRYSFRESLRGHLSPSYRPDPDYYCGFVESMLHLGRWSGTEKRIRSKSMELLDRVGLADRAHQAAGTLPYGMQRRLEIARALALDPKLLLLDEPAAGMNPEEVFALNDLITGIHKDFRLTTLVIEHHMDVIMEICPHIICMNFGAKIAEGTPEEIQNDREVLSAYLGDEEAVDA, encoded by the coding sequence ATGGAAAAAGCGCGAGTTCTCCTCGAACTGGACGGCATAGATATGTTCTTCGGAGGGGTGCAGGCCGTTCGCAATATGAGCTTTACGATCACGGAGAGCGAACTGGCGGGCATTATCGGCCCCAACGGAGCGGGAAAAACCACGGTGTTCAACGTCATCTCCGGAGTTTACAGCCCCACGAAAGGCAGCATTTGGTTTCGGGAGCAGGATATTACTCCCCTTCGGGTCTATCAGGTCAATCGTCTGGGCATCGCCCGCACCTTTCAGAACCTGCGGCTTTTCAGCCGTTCCTCGGTGCTTGAGAACGTGATGACGGCGACCCAGAATCGCTATCGCTACTCTTTCCGGGAAAGTCTGAGGGGGCATCTCTCCCCCAGCTACCGTCCGGATCCCGATTATTACTGCGGCTTTGTGGAGTCGATGCTGCACCTGGGGCGATGGAGCGGAACGGAAAAACGCATCCGGTCCAAAAGCATGGAGCTGCTGGACAGGGTCGGACTTGCCGATCGCGCCCATCAGGCGGCGGGAACCCTTCCCTACGGGATGCAGAGACGCCTCGAAATCGCCAGGGCGCTGGCCCTTGACCCGAAACTGCTGCTTCTGGACGAGCCCGCGGCGGGGATGAACCCCGAGGAAGTGTTCGCCCTGAATGACCTCATCACCGGCATCCATAAGGATTTCAGACTGACGACGCTGGTCATTGAGCACCACATGGACGTTATCATGGAGATATGTCCTCATATCATTTGCATGAATTTCGGCGCGAAAATCGCGGAGGGAACGCCTGAGGAAATCCAGAACGACCGTGAGGTTTTGAGCGCCTATCTGGGCGACGAGGAGGCGGTGGACGCATGA
- a CDS encoding ABC transporter ATP-binding protein: MSVVLEAKDLHVSYGAIRALQGFSLSLNEREIVSVIGANGAGKSTFMNAIMGMVKRDQGDVFLNGRKLPSRSFQVVQSGLSLVPEGRKIFAPLTVLENLQIGAFSRSGRGSVEKDMEWVFSLFPRLKERVSQYAGTLSGGEQQMLAIGRALMARPVVLLLDEPSLGLAPIIIQDIFKELKRINEEGVSILLVEQNARQALLLSHRTYVLQTGRLLKEGLSKDLLNDPEIRAAYLGTKGR; this comes from the coding sequence ATGAGCGTCGTGTTGGAAGCGAAGGATTTGCACGTCAGTTACGGCGCCATCCGGGCGCTTCAGGGTTTTTCTCTCTCCCTGAACGAACGGGAGATCGTTTCCGTCATCGGAGCCAACGGCGCGGGAAAGTCCACCTTCATGAACGCGATCATGGGGATGGTGAAACGGGATCAGGGCGACGTCTTTCTGAACGGGCGCAAACTGCCGTCCCGAAGTTTTCAGGTGGTGCAGAGCGGGCTTTCTCTGGTTCCTGAGGGACGCAAGATCTTTGCGCCTCTCACCGTCCTCGAAAACCTCCAGATCGGGGCCTTTTCCCGCAGCGGCAGAGGCAGCGTGGAGAAGGACATGGAATGGGTGTTCTCTCTTTTTCCGCGGCTGAAGGAACGCGTGAGTCAGTACGCCGGAACCCTCTCCGGAGGCGAGCAGCAGATGCTGGCCATTGGACGCGCCCTGATGGCCCGGCCTGTGGTGCTCCTGCTGGACGAACCCTCGCTGGGTCTGGCCCCGATTATCATTCAGGATATTTTCAAAGAGCTGAAGCGCATCAATGAAGAAGGGGTCAGTATTCTGTTGGTGGAGCAAAACGCCAGGCAGGCTCTGCTCCTTTCTCACAGGACTTACGTTCTGCAAACGGGCCGTCTGCTCAAGGAGGGGCTCTCGAAGGATTTGCTCAACGACCCCGAAATCCGGGCGGCGTACCTGGGCACGAAAGGACGTTAA
- a CDS encoding cyclodeaminase/cyclohydrolase family protein, with amino-acid sequence MSLTDMTIKDFTAKLASDAPAPGGGSAAALSGALGAALVSMVCNLTLGKAKYAEHKTLVEDVLAKSGALATKLLEAIQRDTDAFDSVMAAFALPKETDEQKAKRGAAIQEAYKVAVASPVATAEYCLEAMGYAESLLGKSNVNAASDLAVGALQAHAGLKGALENVKINLPSMKDAAYVQEKKDWMARVERDAERILAVVVKGVAEEIGK; translated from the coding sequence ATGAGTCTCACCGATATGACGATAAAGGATTTCACGGCAAAACTGGCTTCCGACGCGCCCGCGCCCGGGGGCGGAAGCGCGGCGGCCCTTTCCGGCGCGCTGGGAGCGGCGCTTGTTTCCATGGTCTGCAATTTGACCCTGGGCAAGGCGAAATACGCGGAGCACAAAACTCTCGTGGAGGACGTTCTGGCGAAGTCGGGGGCGCTTGCGACGAAGCTCCTCGAAGCCATTCAGAGGGATACGGACGCCTTTGACTCCGTGATGGCGGCTTTCGCCCTGCCGAAGGAGACGGACGAACAGAAGGCGAAGCGCGGCGCCGCGATTCAGGAGGCCTACAAGGTTGCCGTCGCCTCTCCCGTCGCGACCGCCGAATACTGTCTGGAGGCGATGGGTTACGCCGAGTCCCTGCTGGGTAAAAGCAACGTCAACGCGGCCAGCGACCTGGCTGTGGGGGCGCTTCAGGCCCATGCCGGACTGAAGGGGGCGCTGGAGAACGTGAAAATCAACCTGCCCTCCATGAAGGACGCCGCTTACGTACAGGAAAAGAAGGACTGGATGGCCAGGGTGGAGCGGGACGCCGAGCGCATTCTTGCCGTCGTGGTGAAGGGCGTTGCCGAGGAGATCGGTAAATAG
- a CDS encoding 4'-phosphopantetheinyl transferase superfamily protein: protein MILGVGIDLCSIPRMERAIRSSHFVRRIFRPSEVLYAEEKGEGRGRAAAYASAFAAREAFAKASGVSMYTLALSSQICLERTKTGPRLIVPPEIDPACARGEKRVWLSITHDGDYTAAVVVIESL, encoded by the coding sequence ATGATTCTCGGAGTCGGCATCGATCTTTGCAGTATCCCCCGCATGGAACGGGCGATTCGATCCTCCCATTTCGTGCGGCGGATTTTTCGCCCCTCCGAGGTTCTCTACGCCGAGGAGAAGGGGGAGGGACGGGGCCGTGCGGCGGCTTACGCTTCGGCTTTTGCGGCAAGGGAAGCCTTTGCCAAGGCCAGCGGTGTTTCCATGTACACCCTGGCCCTTTCCTCTCAGATTTGCCTCGAACGCACAAAAACGGGGCCTCGGCTGATTGTTCCCCCCGAAATCGATCCCGCCTGCGCCCGGGGAGAAAAACGGGTGTGGCTTTCAATCACCCACGACGGAGACTATACCGCGGCTGTCGTCGTGATCGAATCCCTGTAA
- a CDS encoding NAD(P)H-hydrate dehydratase, translated as MSWTFRIFTPEEIALLLPSRPPDMNKGNRGRILVAGGSKNYPGASILTSLAALRSGGGVVSLLSLPEVCHACAARVPEVVQLPFENSGPRNLPSAWLDVSMEQMPRTNAMIAGPGLGRSDEAIAFVTALWKKWDRPLLVDGDGLYALAEAGGSLAPRSDVVLTPHEGEAARLLALTPEDVRGARPEAVERLSKRWGCVLLKGRGTLVAEMKNRIETSQYAQVSEGGPELSVPGSGDVLSGCIGTFLAQGLTPFHAALLGGTLHGLAGRRLRERRGVDGVLASEIADELPFAIQALRKEVRP; from the coding sequence GTGTCTTGGACGTTCAGGATATTTACGCCGGAGGAGATCGCGCTCCTTCTGCCTTCCCGTCCGCCGGACATGAACAAGGGAAACCGGGGGCGGATTCTGGTGGCGGGAGGGTCGAAAAATTACCCGGGAGCTTCGATACTGACCTCTCTGGCGGCGCTCCGCAGCGGGGGAGGCGTCGTCTCTCTCCTGTCCCTGCCGGAGGTTTGCCATGCCTGCGCCGCCCGCGTCCCCGAAGTGGTGCAGCTGCCTTTCGAAAACTCCGGCCCGCGGAACCTTCCCTCCGCCTGGCTGGACGTTTCCATGGAGCAAATGCCCCGAACGAACGCGATGATCGCGGGGCCCGGCCTTGGGCGGTCCGACGAAGCCATCGCCTTTGTGACGGCCCTGTGGAAGAAATGGGATCGCCCTCTGCTGGTGGACGGGGACGGCCTTTACGCCCTGGCGGAGGCCGGCGGCTCGCTGGCTCCCCGGTCCGATGTGGTTCTGACGCCTCATGAAGGGGAGGCCGCGCGCCTGCTTGCCCTGACGCCGGAGGACGTTCGAGGCGCCCGGCCGGAGGCTGTGGAACGTCTCTCGAAACGGTGGGGCTGCGTTCTTTTGAAGGGCAGGGGGACCCTTGTGGCTGAAATGAAAAACAGGATTGAGACGAGTCAATACGCGCAGGTGAGCGAGGGCGGGCCTGAACTTTCCGTTCCGGGGTCGGGAGATGTGCTGTCCGGCTGCATCGGAACTTTTCTGGCTCAGGGGCTGACGCCCTTCCACGCGGCCCTGCTGGGGGGGACGCTCCACGGCCTCGCGGGACGCCGCCTGCGGGAGAGAAGGGGAGTGGACGGAGTTCTGGCCTCCGAAATCGCCGACGAGCTGCCCTTTGCCATTCAGGCCCTGCGAAAGGAGGTCCGTCCGTGA
- the tsaE gene encoding tRNA (adenosine(37)-N6)-threonylcarbamoyltransferase complex ATPase subunit type 1 TsaE, with product MKIKNEIVRRTASEEETFRLGGALARLLTPGDTVLLYGDLGAGKTVLVRGMGAALGAKNVRSPSFTLVNEYRTERFDLVHADLYRLEPEGAEELGLEDYLSEGRVLVVEWPERWASLPREQVLTVHISAESETDRTFRIAASEPRNLRNLEECQCRP from the coding sequence ATGAAGATTAAAAATGAGATTGTCCGCCGCACGGCCTCCGAGGAGGAGACCTTTCGCCTGGGGGGCGCTTTGGCCCGCCTGCTGACTCCGGGGGATACCGTTCTGCTCTACGGGGACCTGGGAGCGGGAAAAACCGTTCTGGTGCGCGGAATGGGCGCGGCGCTGGGCGCGAAAAACGTCCGCAGCCCTTCCTTCACCCTGGTCAACGAGTACCGGACGGAGCGATTCGACCTGGTTCACGCGGACCTTTACCGCCTGGAGCCGGAGGGAGCGGAGGAGCTGGGGCTGGAGGACTATCTTTCCGAAGGCCGCGTTCTGGTGGTGGAGTGGCCGGAGCGGTGGGCCTCCCTTCCCCGGGAGCAGGTTTTGACCGTACACATTTCGGCGGAGAGCGAGACGGACCGGACGTTTCGCATCGCCGCTTCCGAACCCCGAAATCTGCGAAATCTGGAGGAATGCCAATGCCGGCCATGA
- the tsaB gene encoding tRNA (adenosine(37)-N6)-threonylcarbamoyltransferase complex dimerization subunit type 1 TsaB — protein sequence MPAMKDVLLTVDCSLRWTLAGVCRATGAASGAGSESGSGENGRSWEVLASECLDLGRRQAAELPLLADRLLEKSGRTMEDVGLIAVTNGPGYFTGIRTGVSWASALAYGLGVRVVPVSSLLMLARAYVRESQREAPALVFVYAGQKRVYAASFGCAENLPTGEYDGEALEAWLNSRKKTSAPEPILLSDDPERACKAAGLDHPFLRPVLKVLPSADALAEISLSGKQAPLLPEEVRVFYHRAPQGCAGV from the coding sequence ATGCCGGCCATGAAGGACGTTCTGCTGACGGTGGACTGCAGTCTGAGATGGACCCTGGCGGGGGTCTGCCGTGCGACCGGAGCCGCCTCCGGCGCTGGATCTGAATCCGGCTCCGGAGAAAACGGGCGGTCGTGGGAGGTTCTGGCCTCCGAATGTCTGGATCTGGGGCGGCGTCAGGCGGCGGAGCTTCCTCTGCTGGCGGATCGTCTGTTGGAAAAGTCCGGCCGCACAATGGAGGACGTGGGCCTCATCGCCGTGACAAACGGCCCAGGCTACTTCACGGGGATTCGCACGGGGGTCTCCTGGGCGTCCGCTCTGGCTTACGGGTTGGGCGTTCGGGTCGTTCCCGTCTCCTCGCTTTTGATGCTGGCCCGGGCTTACGTGAGGGAATCCCAAAGGGAGGCTCCGGCGCTGGTTTTCGTGTACGCGGGGCAGAAACGGGTTTACGCGGCGTCCTTTGGCTGCGCCGAAAATCTGCCCACGGGGGAATACGACGGCGAAGCCCTTGAAGCCTGGCTGAACTCCCGAAAAAAAACCTCCGCTCCGGAGCCCATTCTCCTTTCGGACGACCCGGAGCGCGCCTGCAAGGCCGCCGGCCTCGACCATCCCTTTTTGCGTCCCGTTTTAAAAGTGCTGCCCTCCGCTGACGCTCTGGCGGAAATCTCCCTTTCGGGAAAACAGGCCCCTCTTCTGCCTGAAGAAGTGCGGGTTTTCTATCATCGAGCCCCTCAGGGCTGCGCCGGCGTCTGA